The Mytilus trossulus isolate FHL-02 unplaced genomic scaffold, PNRI_Mtr1.1.1.hap1 h1tg000070l__unscaffolded, whole genome shotgun sequence genome window below encodes:
- the LOC134699499 gene encoding uncharacterized protein LOC134699499, translating into MQNLGQYHDLYVLSDVLALADVFENFREICLNYYGLDAAHFYTSPGLAWQAALKMTGVKLELLTDIDMHLFIEKGLRGGISMISHRYTKANNKHVPSYDPNQPINHVMYLDANNLYGWAMSQALPVEGFRWLNDSEIENLNISDVEDDSKKGFILEVDLEYPKELHDDHNEYPLTPEKIKVTNDMLSPYAEKLLDDLNLKGTSTEKLIPNLHPKQKYVVHYRNLKLYLSLGMRLTKIHRVMTFEQRPWLKTYIDFNTEKRKLATNEFEKDFFKLMNNAVFGKTMENLRKRTDIKLLNDQSKARKLISKPTFHAFKIFNDDLVAVHMLKQRLYLNRPIYVGFTILDLSKTLMYDFHYNYMKDKYGSRATLLFTDTDSLCYSINTDDIYQHMLEDRDLFDTSEYNPEHRLYSTLNKKVLGKMKDETHGIPIQEFVGLKSKMYSLIYEENKTLCEKKTAKGIKKSVIKHDTRHEHYKQSLFNKEIHMSTMTQIRSYDHTLYNISINKLGLSPYDDKRYLLDDGIQSLAYGHWRI; encoded by the coding sequence ATGCAGAATCTTGGACAGTATCACGATCTATACGTACTATCAGATGTTCTTGCATTAGCCGACgtctttgaaaatttcagggagaTCTGCCTCAACTACTATGGACTGGACGCTGCACATTTTTATACATCACCCGGTTTAGCCTGGCAAGCTGCCTTGAAAATGACAGGTGTCAAGTTGGAATTACTCACTGACATAGACATGCATTTGTTTATAGAGAAAGGCTTAAGAGGTGGAATATCAATGATATCCCATCGCTATACCAAAGCTAACAATAAACATGTACCAAGCTATGATCCTAATCAACCCATTAATCACGTGATGTACCTAGATGCCAACAACCTATACGGATGGGCCATGTCACAAGCGCTTCCAGTTGAAGGTTTTAGATGGCTAAACGATTCTGAAATTGAGAACCTAAACATAAGTGACGTTGAAGATGACAGTAAAAAAGGTTTTATATTAGAAGTTGATTTAGAATATCCTAAGGAACTACACGACGACCACAACGAATATCCATTAACtccagaaaaaataaaagttacaaatGATATGTTATCACCCTATGCAGAAAAGCTATTGgatgatttaaatttaaaaggaacATCGACAGAAAAATTGATACCAAATTTACATCCAAAGCAAAAATACGTGGTACATTACAGAAATTTAAAACTCTACTTATCACTTGGAATGAGACTTACAAAGATCCATAGAGTCATGACATTTGAACAACGACCCTGGTTAAAGACATATATTGATTTCAATACAGAGAAGAGAAAACTTGCAACAAATGAGTTCGAGAAGGATTTTTTCAAACTCATGAATAATGCAGTCTTTGGAAAGACGATGGAAAATTTAAGGAAGAGAACAGATATAAAACTTTTGAATGACCAATCAAAGGCCAGAAAATTAATCAGCAAACCAACATTTCATGCCTTCAAAATATTCAACGACGACTTGGTGGCTGTGCATATGTTGAAACAACGATTATACTTAAACAGACCCATCTACGTTGGATTCACTATACTCGATTTGTCAAAGACACTTATGTACGATTTCCATTATAATTACATGAAAGATAAATATGGATCTAGAGCAACACTATTGTTTACAGACACCGACTCGCTATGCTACAGCATCAATACTGATGATATATATCAACATATGTTGGAAGACAGAGACTTGTTTGATACGTCAGAGTATAACCCCGAACATCGGCTTTATAgcactttaaataaaaaggtGTTAGGAAAGATGAAAGACGAGACACATGGTATTCCCATACAGGAATTTGTTGGTCTCAAGTCAAAGATGTACTCATTGATATATGAGGAGAATAAAACACTCTGCGAGAAGAAGACAGCGAAGGGTATAAAGAAGAGTGTGATCAAACATGACACAAGACACGAACATTATAAACAAAGTTTATTCAACAAAGAAATCCACATGTCTACCATGACACAGATCCGTTCGTATGACCATAcgttatataatatatcaatcaaCAAACTGGGCTTATCCCCTTATGATGATAAAAGATACTTACTAGATGATGGGATACAAAGTTTGGCTTATGGACATTGGAGAATATAA